Proteins from a genomic interval of Phocoena phocoena chromosome 20, mPhoPho1.1, whole genome shotgun sequence:
- the ZBTB45 gene encoding zinc finger and BTB domain-containing protein 45: MAAAEAVHHIHLQNFSRSLLETLNGQRLGGHFCDVTVRIREASLRAHRCVLAAGSPFFQDKLLLGHSEIRVPPVVPAQTVRQLVEFLYSGSLVVAQGEALQVLTAASVLRIQTVIDECTQIIARARAPAPGPPAPAPLPTPVPPPLAPAQLRHRLRHLLAARPPGHPGAAHTRKQRQPARLQLPAPPAPAKAEGSDADPALTAAPDDGADDDDDETDEETDGEDGEGGGPGEGQAPPSFPDCAAGFLPAAADGAREEPPAPAGLSDYGGAGRDFLRGTSAAEDVFPDSYVSAWQDGDQTAPEGCPAETPAPPDCVLSGPRPPGVKTPGPPVALFPFHLGAPGPPAQPPPAPSGPAPAPPPAFYPALQPDAAPSAPLGEAPAPPAAPSAAPSTTPARAPGAEPPAYECSHCHKTFSSRKNYTKHMFIHSGEKPHQCAVCWRSFSLRDYLLKHMVTHTGVRAFQCAVCAKRFTQKSSLNVHMRTHRPERAPCPACGKVFSHRALLERHLAAHPAP; encoded by the exons ATGGCGGCAGCGGAGGCGGTGCACCACATTCACCTGCAGAACTTCTCCCGATCCCTGCTTGAGACCCTCAACGGGCAGCGGCTGGGTGGGCACTTCTGTGACGTGACTGTGCGCATCCGCGAGGCTTCACTGCGTGCACACCGCTGCGTGTTGGCCGCCGGCTCGCCCTTCTTCCAGGACAAATTGCTGCTCGGCCACTCTGAGATCCGCGTGCCGCCTGTGGTGCCCGCGCAGACGGTGCGCCAGCTCGTCGAGTTCCTCTACAGCGGCTCGCTCGTGGTGGCGCAGGGTGAAGCGCTGCAGGTGCTCACGGCCGCGTCGGTGCTGCGCATCCAGACGGTCATAGACGAATGCACGCAAATCATAGCCCGCGCCCGCGCCCCTGCCCCGGGCCCCCCCGCGCCCGCGCCCCTGCCCACGCCCGTGCCCCCGCCGCTCGCGCCCGCGCAGCTGCGCCACCGCCTGCGCCACTTGCTGGCCGCGCGCCCCCCGGGCCACCCCGGTGCCGCGCACACACGCAAGCAGCGCCAGCCCGCGCGCCTGCAGCTGCCCGCGCCCCCCGCGCCTGCCAAGGCGGAGGGATCGGATGCCGACCCCGCCCTGACCGCTGCGCCAGACGACGGCGcggacgacgacgacgacgagaCCGATGAGGAGACCGACGGCGAGGATGGCGAAGGCGGCGGCCCGGGTGAGGGACAGGCGCCCCCTTCTTTCCCCGACTGCGCCGCCGGCTTCCTACCCGCGGCCGCGGACGGCGCGCGCGAGGAGCCGCCTGCGCCCGCCGGCCTCTCCGATTACGGCGGCGCCGGGCGGGACTTCCTCCGGGGGACTTCGGCTGCGGAGGACGTGTTCCCCGACAGCTACGTCTCCGCTTGGCAAGACGGAGATCAAACCGCCCCTGAAGGCTGTCCCGCCGAGACCCCTGCCCCGCCCGACTGTGTCCTATCCGGACCCCGCCCACCTGGCGTGAAGACCCCCGGGCCGCCCGTCGCGCTTTTCCCCTTTCATCTGGGCGCTCCCGGGCCGCCAGCGCAACCCCCTCCCGCGCCCTCGGGGCCGGCCCCTGCGCCCCCACCCGCCTTCTACCCAGCGCTCCAGCCGGACGCAGCTCCCAGCGCGCCTCTAGGGGAGGCCCCGGCCCCACCGGCCGCTCCCAGCGCAGCCCCGTCGACCACCCCTGCGCGCGCCCCGGGTGCCGAGCCGCCCGCCTATGAGTGCAGTCACTGCCACAAGACGTTCAGCTCCCGGAAGAACTACACCAAGCACATGTTCATCCACTCGG GGGAGAAGCCCCACCAGTGCGCCGTGTGCTGGCGATCCTTCTCGCTGCGCGACTACCTGCTCAAGCACATGGTCACGCACACGGGCGTGCGCGCCTTCCAGTGCGCCGTCTGCGCCAAGCGCTTCACGCAGAAGAGCTCGCTCAACGTGCACATGCGCACCCACCGGCCGGAGCGCGCGCCGTGCCCCGCCTGCGGCAAGGTCTTCTCGCACCGCGCGCTGCTGGAGCGCCACCTGGCCGCGCACCCTGCGCCCTGA